In Planctomycetota bacterium, the sequence TCTACAGCCGGGACCGGAACCTCTGGCACATCAGCCACGAGGGGGCGGAACTGGAGAACCCGGCCAACGAGCCGCGGCCGGAGGTCTTCGTCCTGGGGCCGCCGGTCGAGAAGGCGCCGGACAAGCCGGAGTACGTCGACGTCGAGTTTGCCGAGGGCGTGCCGGTGGGGTTGGGCGGCAAGCGCCTCGGGCCGGTCGCGCTCGTGGAGGAAGCCAACCGTCTGGGTGCAAAGCACGCGGTCGGCCAGGTGGACATTGCCGAGAACCGCCTCGTGGGGATCAAGTCGCGCGGCGTGTACGAGACGCCGGGCGGAACGATTCTCTATGCGGCCCACGCGCTCGTGGAGGCCCTGTGCCTGGACCGCGACACGCTGCACTATAAGCAGCAGGTGGCGCTGCGGTACGCGGAACTCGTGTATTACGGGCAGTGGTTCTCGCTGCTGCGCGAGGCGCTCGATGCGTTCGTGGACCGCACGCAGAAGACGGTCACCGGCACGGCGCGCCTGAAACTCTACAAGGGCCAGGCGATACCGGCCGGGGCCTCCTCGCCGCACAGCCTCTACAGTGAGGAACTGGCGAGTTTCGTCATGGGCGAGGGATACGACCCCGCCGACGCGACGGGCTTCATCCACCTCTGGGGCCTGCCGATGAAGGTCCAGGGGCTGGCGAAGCGAAAAGGCACGCAACGAGATGCGCGCCCGTTTAGCCGCGACCCGAAGGGGAGCGGTTCGTTTTGATCCGAGGTGGCGCGTGAATATTATCCTCATCGGCTATCGCTGCACGGGCAAGACGACGATCGGCGAGATCCTGGCCGAGAAGTTGGGCTGGCCGCTCGTGGACACCGATACGCTCGTTCAGGAACGGGCCGGCTGGAGCATCAAGGAAATCGTGGCCGAGGAAGGGTGGCCGGATTTCCGCCGGCGCGAACGCGAGACGATCGCCGACGTAGCGGCGCACGATCGCCA encodes:
- a CDS encoding shikimate kinase II, which codes for MNIILIGYRCTGKTTIGEILAEKLGWPLVDTDTLVQERAGWSIKEIVAEEGWPDFRRRERETIADVAAHDR
- a CDS encoding argininosuccinate synthase; the encoded protein is MAKGNVKVKKAVLAYSGGLDTSVILPWLRETYGCEVVAFVADLGQGPGELEGIEAKAKKSGASECVVMDLREEFVTDYLWPMLKAGAVYEGKYLLGTSIARPLIAAKQVEVARATGADAVAHGATGKGNDQVRFELTYMALAPDLKVLVPWRDPRWTLTSREAAVEYAEAHGIPIAQSKKSIYSRDRNLWHISHEGAELENPANEPRPEVFVLGPPVEKAPDKPEYVDVEFAEGVPVGLGGKRLGPVALVEEANRLGAKHAVGQVDIAENRLVGIKSRGVYETPGGTILYAAHALVEALCLDRDTLHYKQQVALRYAELVYYGQWFSLLREALDAFVDRTQKTVTGTARLKLYKGQAIPAGASSPHSLYSEELASFVMGEGYDPADATGFIHLWGLPMKVQGLAKRKGTQRDARPFSRDPKGSGSF